One Bombus affinis isolate iyBomAffi1 chromosome 10, iyBomAffi1.2, whole genome shotgun sequence genomic window, CGGCTATATTTCGCGTATTTCGTCTTCGCATTTAGCAACGTTGTGTTATTTCGGTACAGCATCGTTTAGAACATGCTCACACGAGATTCACACGATTCTTATATTCAACGAATATCAAAACCGATTTTTCTAGATAGTCGCCAACGATAACCGATTCACTTCATCGTCTTTCGTGTATAGAACAACTTTTAATTCTGTTTTCATCGAAATACGATCAATTACCGAAATCGAAATCCCATAACCAGGACGGACGAAAGAACtacaagaaagaaaaagatattaatccagtgtatatatatatatatatatatatataccgcaCAATATATTACTACACGCGCGAATACAAACACGTGTGCGAATGACGGAATGCCAATTTTCAGTTTATCTACATAATTCAATTATTCTATGTTATATCTTTTATATCAAACAAATGAACTGGGTACGACTATGCTACTATGCCAGAATCGAGAATAGCAACGGTTGAACGAAATACCGGAATACCAGACGTTGATTGAACACCGCTTATGGAACATAAGTAGTTCTGTCCATGCTCGTATCAACGATAATATATCCAATCGTCGAGTCGATTAACCATTTTTATTGTTTCACTTATATACTTTAATAATGCATTCGTGTGATCACTGTAgataatttttatatctttgtgCTAATACAAAGttgattaaatttcatattttccatACTCCTTGACACTTTTCGTAAGTAATAATTCACACATCTCGCCTATTGTCAGATACATGTAATGtacatgtatacatgtatatacacatacatatacgtaAATAATATGCGAATGTTAATCTACCTTCCACGTATATAGTATGATATTTATCGGTTAACATTGAGTCACTGTTATCTTTTTCACATTTTACAACAATTGTTGCAAAGATTATCGAGTGGTACGATCCTACCGATGGCATATTAATCTAATTCATATTCATTTAATTATAAGtttaatacatattttataagtaattgttatatatgtatatatgtatgtattaataCGATTTTTCGTATTTTGTTTCTTGCCGTCTGTTTTTGTTAATTTGTCCATTAATTTCCATTCAAAATAATTCGTATAACTTCATTGGAAATATTTATGCGACATTTAAGTATGTTACAAACACAAAAATAAGTAACGGATCAAGGTTCAACAGCGTTTTGACATCCTCCTTATTGTCTCGATTTCTCTGGTTGTTCTAATGCGAACAGTTCAAAAGATTTTCAGAGGTCGCTGTATTCGTCGACCTTTCTTTGACTTTGTTGAGCCAAAGCGTCACGACGATAGGAGATACTTGAAAGTGATCGGGAGTTTTGCCAGTAGCTGCAACGCTAAACGAAGTGGATTAAAATCGAGAAGCGATAATAACACGTTCTCTGTTATACGTAATACTGTATCAAGTTCACATATTCAAACATATTCAAAATTCAGAGGCATGGCGCTAAACAAGCTCAGCATCGATAAAGTGGATCTTACGGATAAACGCGTTCTCATACGGTATAACTCTTTTTTACCTAGAAAATGATTATTACGTAAAATGCGTAACTTTACCAAGTAACATATCAAAGTTTTAGGTTAAATAatctaaataataaatttaacctTATGGTACTCGTGAACATTAACTTCATTGCCACTATAGGGTAGATTTCAATGTACCTTTCAAGGATGGTAAAATCACCAATAACCAGAGAATCGTTGCTGCTTTGGATACAATCAAATATGCTCTTGAAAAGAAAGCAAAATCTGTTGTTTTAATGTCACATTTGGGACGTCCAGATGGTAAACGAGATATGAAGTATTCTCTTAAACCTGTTGCGGAAGAACTAAAGTCCTTACTTGGAAAGGAGATTCTATTCTTGAACGACTGTGTCGGATCTGAGACTGAAACCGCATGTGCCAATCCAGTGCCTGGAACTATTATCTTACTTGAAAACTTAAGATTTCACATAGAAGAAGAAGGTAAAGGAATAGGACCAGATGGAACCAAAGTAAGCAAATTACATGCTATTGTTTACATGCTATATAATAGATTTGACTAGGTAAAACCAACAAACTGTTTCTGTTTttcattttcctttcttttttctttctctctctttttaggTAAAAGCAGAGAAGGAAAAAGTAGAAGAATTTAGGAAGTCATTGAGAAAATTAGGAGACATTTATATTAACGATGCCTTTGGTACAGCCCATCGAGCTCACAGCTCTATGCTTGGTGAAGGATATGAAACAAGAGCAAGTGGTTTTCTTCTGAAAAAAGAATTGGAATATTTTGCCAAAGCGTTGGATAATCCTGAAAGACCATTCTTGGCTATACTGGGTGGTGCCAAAGTTGCAGATAAAATACAGTTGATTAATAATTTGCTGGATAAAGTTAATGAGATGATCATAGCTGGTGGAATGGCTTACACCTTTCTAAAGATATCGAAAAACATGAAGGTAAATACAGCATGGTAAACTGTTGTTTGAAATAtctaaattaaaagtataaTGTTCGTGCTCCAGATTGGTAATTCATTATTTGACGAAGAGGGTGCGAAAAtcgttaatgaattattatctaAAGCTGAGAGAAATAAAGTTCAAATACATCTGCCCGTTGATTTCGTTATCGCGGACAAATTCGCAGAAAATGCAGCTGTTGGTGCTGCGGATGTAGAAAATGGTATACCTGATGGTTGGATGGGACTTGACAACGGACCAAGATCAAGCACCTTATTTAGTGGTAAATACTATTCATTTATTCTTAGTCATCGACATGTATCTGAGATTTTCAGATAAATTAATAtcgaaaaaatatttgtttataacTTTATTCAATTTAATGCACAGAACCTATTAAAAGAGCAAAAACAATCGTATGGAATGGCCCAGCAGGTGTcttcgaatttgaaaattttagtaAAGGTACAAAGAGCTTAATGGACAATGTTGTAGAGACAACGTCACGAGGTACTATTACCATAATCGGTGGTGGTGATACAGCCACTTGCGCTGCTAAATGGAAAACAGAAGATAAAGTAAGCCATGTGAGCACCGGTGGTGGCGCAAGTTTAGAACTTCTTGAAGGAAAGATTTTACCGGGAGTTGCGGCCCTTTCTCCGTTATAATCTCTGCTCGATGTCATTTACATCTTTAGATTTTTGTTAGCATCTTTATTTAAAAGATGTTAACTTTCTTTAATTACCAAACTAGCATCgtaatataatgaaataaaataaaataggatATTTATCGTTGTGTATAAATTACCTTAGTAATCTATATCGTATCGGTATGATTTATGTTTGGAAAATTCCTTTTGCTTTCACATGTGAGATATATCTGCATTCGTGAATATAAAAAGCATAAAATGTATTTGTAATCGTATAAAAACAACTACATATATACTAGATGTAACGttccaatatcattgttgaaATTGTTAAATTCTGCATGCTATTATTCCCTCGTGTGACGATTTTTCTATCAAAAACGACATACAATGTTCAATAAGAATGCCGCAATCATGCGAAAGAATGCTGATACCATATAACTTGCCTGCGAGAGAAAATAATAGCATAACATACAAACATGGATAATCGTACAAAAAATGTATGTATTGTATGTAAAGATGGAAATGCAAAAATGGACAAATAtggataaataaattaataaaacaaaGGTTATGCGATTATCATGGTTCTTGTGTATTGTTGAAGTTCCACTGAAAATAATCAAGTTTCGCTCTTTACAAATGTAATGGTGTTCTATTATTTTCAAGCGTATACAAAAAATATCTAATGTTTGCAGCAatacatatacgtacatacgtacgCATGTATATACTCGCATACAAGGAACATTACTATTTACAAACATGATATACTGATAAATATCATTATTGAGAATAATAAATTATGTTAAATAGTCTTCCATATATCCCTTATAGCAGATATGTATATTGTAATACATGTATATTATatgctatatatgtatattacaacACATCTAAAAGATCCATGGATTGAACATCCCAATTCATTATTTAcctcgatattttattttaaacagCAACCTCTTGTATTATTATGAACGCAGAGgtctaaaaataattattaggaTGGATTTACATTAAGCAACAATTCTGCGGTGTTTCCATGATGCGTAGTAACGCTGGAATCACTGGATCGCCCTCAGTATCAGTTTGAAAAGGCATTGTCTGTTCTCCTATTAATTCTTCAGGTAATTGACCACAAGCTTGTACTTCTTGCATAAACGATATTATTGTCTCAAAACGTTTCTTTTTCACTTCTTCCGTATCACCATCTTTCTCTTTATCGAGTTCCATACATACCTAAAATAAAAGGACGCttttatatactttatattagGATTGAAATCCTAACTTGTTATCCTATGCGGAAATAATTGTTGTTCGTGTGAAAATTGCTTTTGTCTATAATTATTCCTATTGGATAATCACCTGCTGCATTAATTCAAGCTGTTTTCTAAACCTCTGAAGGTCACTCGATGATATCACTGTCTTCTTCTCTTCTAACCATTCAGGATACTTATCTACTAATTCTTTTAGTGACGGATACAAAATTTCTTTTGACAATAAATGCTGTAGCATTCCTTGCATGAATGGTGGAATGGCACCTGGCCCATCTTCCAAGGATGCTAGTCCAAACATTTCAGATAAATCAGCCTCGCTCTACAATGTTTTCACGAAAAAAAACAtacaaagaattaaataaaagaaagacCCTCATGATTTCTGAAACAATTACCTGTAAGTTTTCGGACGTTGTAGACAAGTCGTTTAATGCTTGTGCAATGGCAGTTTGAAAGTCTCTACTCACACTATCTTTATCAAAGGTTTCTTCGCTGTTTATTGTACTAGCAACTGTCTGTGCCATCTTTTGAGAAGAAACTCCTAATTCGCTATCTGTTTATAATGggaaaatttgttaataatatcttttttgtgtttTTCATAAACAATTACCATTTTGAATGAAATTTCGTAGGCTTTCTACAAATTGTTCTGCTGCTTGTTTAACAAAATCTGTAGTCCAAGCATCTTCCGATATATCAGTTGTGTTCTTATCTGTTGTGGATTCTAAATTATCTGCTTTACACATATCctctttatttgatatttgtTCTTTGTTGAAGTCCTTCAAAGCACCTGAGTAAATGATTATACAACTGTCAATTCTATCAAAGTTTAGTGTAAAACAAACAAATATTGCTAGGTATACTAGTtgatctttttcttttaattacgtaataaaagaatcggcatattattatttatcattataaaacaatataaatatttttttcctGTTCCCCTTTCTTCCTTTACTTTAACTAAATTATACTTTCCCAATTAAAGTTGTAAGAAAAGCATGCAATAAACGTATtaaatagaaagagagagataaagGTAGGTGGTATTTATATAGTTTGAGGTTAGGATTTCTTAATTATGTTTACTATAAATTCACCAGAATGTTATAATTACTCACTGTCTAATAAATCGTTTAATTCTTGATCTTCCGTTTGGTTTGTTGAGTTTTCGTCAGCCATAGCTATCGTTTTGTAATTTTGTCGTTAAACCTTAAATCACTAtgcgaaaatatgaaacttataATACATGCAACAAAACGTTATAGCTTTATCATCGTTTACATATATCAGCATACGTATGTATGTGGACAAAACATAAATGAATGAATTCTCTGATTTCTGATACCAGTTAATATTAATCGAGAATCGATTGTAATTTTAAAACAACGACATATTCTTTTGATCCTGTTACGTTTTTTCTTGGGTTCTTTCAAGAAAAAAGTACATGGGTTGGTGTCTGCTCGCAAGAATGCGCGGGAATTCAAAAAGACATTGATGTTTCTAAACGATCGTTTATTCTAATTTGTATTTTTCGACTGCAACGGAAAGAAGTTCACGTTCAAGAATCAAAAACTGGAATAGATTAGAAACCCCCCCTTTCTTCGCTTTCAATCTTCGACATCTATCCTTTCTTTTCTGGTGCAGGGTCACCTGTCCTGGTGTTTCTGGCCCCATGATTCAATGGGCCTCATCTTCCTGAATAAATGGAGTGGGAGCGCTGTGTTTCGTGGAAAAAAGTGTCTACGTGTGCGGCGATGAGCAGGAAGGCGAGAAGGATGGCGCAAGACGAACAGACAACAAAATTTCTAAGGAAGTGAAAGACATGGGTCGAGAATAAGACATTGTTAATTTATGGGGCCGGTAATAAATATTCTAAAGATGCCCCTCCAGACGCTCAGATCCATTATTCATTCATACATGCGTGCGCAGTCTACTTCATCGCCCACCAAGGGATGAGCGGAATGTCCTTCTATCATTGGTTGCTCTAACAGATCATTATTCTGAGAGTTTCCGAACGCAAATCAAGTTACCAAGTTAGCATACATATATACtagtatatacgtatgtatatgtaccGTTGTCTCATGTACAGGTTCTGAAACAGGTTCTGTGGCGGAGAATGTCACGATTATACGACGATCTGTGTTTTTCCTATCCGCCACCACCGGCGTTGCTGCAGAGTaataaaaaaaagggggggggaTACAAGATAATAATTTTGTGTCCCCTAATGCGAAATTTAACCATAAATATGTGTTTATGCATAAATAACGTATACTTACTTATAAAGCGttacaaaaattataaaatgttcACTTGATTACTTGCATCACGTGTTACTTTGTTGAAATTATTTTAGCTACTCGACATCAGCGTCCTGTGTGTAGTGGACAATTCAAGAAACTTTCTGTCCTCAAATTTGAAACTACCCCCGCTACAGGAGTTTCCGGACTTGTGTATATGATCGTGGTCTTAAGCAAAGACTTTGAAAAGAAAGTGAATATAAGACGATTCTGCGTATAAGCGTTTGCTTCTTCATGATGAACCTTCTTAAGTAACCACTATGAATTCGTGATTTCTTAAGGGAAATAAGATCGACTCTACAAAGATGCATtactttataaaaatttaagcaTTGTCTTGAGAGCGAACTATGAATACGGCCCTATGAACACTCGGTAACTGAATAATTCACCAGATGACGCTGGTAAGTTTATGAGAAAC contains:
- the LOC126921014 gene encoding peroxisomal biogenesis factor 19, producing the protein MADENSTNQTEDQELNDLLDSALKDFNKEQISNKEDMCKADNLESTTDKNTTDISEDAWTTDFVKQAAEQFVESLRNFIQNDSELGVSSQKMAQTVASTINSEETFDKDSVSRDFQTAIAQALNDLSTTSENLQSEADLSEMFGLASLEDGPGAIPPFMQGMLQHLLSKEILYPSLKELVDKYPEWLEEKKTVISSSDLQRFRKQLELMQQVCMELDKEKDGDTEEVKKKRFETIISFMQEVQACGQLPEELIGEQTMPFQTDTEGDPVIPALLRIMETPQNCCLM
- the LOC126921000 gene encoding probable phosphoglycerate kinase; amino-acid sequence: MALNKLSIDKVDLTDKRVLIRVDFNVPFKDGKITNNQRIVAALDTIKYALEKKAKSVVLMSHLGRPDGKRDMKYSLKPVAEELKSLLGKEILFLNDCVGSETETACANPVPGTIILLENLRFHIEEEGKGIGPDGTKVKAEKEKVEEFRKSLRKLGDIYINDAFGTAHRAHSSMLGEGYETRASGFLLKKELEYFAKALDNPERPFLAILGGAKVADKIQLINNLLDKVNEMIIAGGMAYTFLKISKNMKIGNSLFDEEGAKIVNELLSKAERNKVQIHLPVDFVIADKFAENAAVGAADVENGIPDGWMGLDNGPRSSTLFSEPIKRAKTIVWNGPAGVFEFENFSKGTKSLMDNVVETTSRGTITIIGGGDTATCAAKWKTEDKVSHVSTGGGASLELLEGKILPGVAALSPL